The DNA sequence cagCTCTTTTCGCCCTCTTTCGCCACCTCAGCTGCTCAAATGGCCCCCAAACCCGCCTCCACCGCTGGCAAAGCCCCAGCTTCTACCGCCTCCAAGGCCCCTGCCAAATCCACTGAGGGTGCAAAGGCAGCCAAGAAGACCTCCAAGGCCGCAGCGCCTGCTGATGGcgacaagaagaagagaaagaagatcaGAAAGGAGACTTACTCCTCTTACATCTACAAGGGTGCGTTGACTCGACTTGGATCGTGCCACTTTTCCACTTATTGACTCATTTTGGGCTTGTTCCAGTGCTCAAGCAGGTCCACCCTGATACTGGTATCTCGAACAAGGCCATGGCCATTCTTAACTCGTTCGTCAACGATATCTTCGAGCGCATTGCCACCGAGGCTTCCAGTACGTTCAactttgcctctttttctcATTTACATATCTGACGCGTTCGCCCTTCCTTCAGAGCTCGCTGCTTACTCCAAGAAGTCCACCATCTCCTCT is a window from the Psilocybe cubensis strain MGC-MH-2018 chromosome 8, whole genome shotgun sequence genome containing:
- a CDS encoding Histone H2B; amino-acid sequence: MAPKPASTAGKAPASTASKAPAKSTEGAKAAKKTSKAAAPADGDKKKRKKIRKETYSSYIYKVLKQVHPDTGISNKAMAILNSFVNDIFERIATEASKLAAYSKKSTISSREIQTSVRLILPGELAKHAISEGTKSVTKFSSAGAK